The following proteins are encoded in a genomic region of Sesamum indicum cultivar Zhongzhi No. 13 linkage group LG8, S_indicum_v1.0, whole genome shotgun sequence:
- the LOC105168595 gene encoding uncharacterized protein LOC105168595 yields the protein MDDRSGGFGGGAFWETEQLQEEEVWGIMKTRREAASVLANSNSKTRNTIVCSSSSSSIPRATVECSDAGWVGRHQSSAPVDVPDWSKIQKKRSRRSLWNAHNDDDDGVHDGKTDEDDDGGEMIPPHEYLARRLASAQIASFSMCEGVGRTLKG from the coding sequence ATGGACGACAGGAGTGGAGGCTTCGGCGGAGGGGCGTTTTGGGAAACTGAACAACTTCAAGAAGAAGAGGTATGGGGTATTATGAAAACGAGAAGAGAAGCCGCCTCAGTACTCGCAAACTCCAACTCAAAGACACGAAACACCATCGTATGTAGTTCCTCCTCGTCGTCCATCCCAAGAGCCACCGTGGAGTGCTCCGACGCCGGGTGGGTGGGGCGTCATCAGTCATCAGCTCCGGTGGACGTTCCGGACTGGTCCAAGATTCAGAAGAAAAGATCAAGAAGGAGCTTGTGGAATGCACATaacgatgatgatgatggagtGCATGATGGTAAAacagatgaagatgatgatggtggtgaGATGATTCCACCCCATGAATACCTGGCACGAAGGCTGGCGAGTGCTCAGATTGCTTCATTCTCAATGTGTGAAGGAGTTGGAAGGACGTTGAAAGGA
- the LOC105167989 gene encoding ankyrin repeat domain-containing protein 13C-like, whose translation MSKSSSTVIRPQDYAASPVHYAVAIGDHATLNKLLSSLPKLSDPTRIHTESESLAQERLSERISTAIDRRDNSLKETPLHLAVCLNDAAAARALAAAGADISLQNAAGWNPLQEALLRRCPAIVSALVQHHHLAAWAKWRRRLPRLVAALRRMRDFYMEISFHFESSIVPFVGKIAPSDTYKIWKREGNLRADTSLAGYDGLKIQRANQSFLFLNDVNYNNALDIDIPQGSLLILNHDKKKIYDAFENAGNPLSDSDIANFCNQTSVYRPGMDVTKAELIGRTNWRRQEKMENVGAWKASVYEMHNVIFSFRSRKVNAAENRDDPFSPTCILPLEIDEESDEGFIVAENPRFSVSTDRQRRHSSFVREDREFVTVSRQSVDIIPVDSKRRTPPPCKVDRLVAPPQTKDKEYTKSLRPMVWLTEQFPLKTEELLPLLDILANKIKAVRRMREVMTTTFPPGTFPVKVAIPVVPTVRVVMTFTKFVELKPVEDFYTPLSSPRQFAANARSSEDESSTSASGDNSNYLSSWLRGGRHQKSSNSGGRQAVDPFAIPSGYSWSSFDEKLKKLNKSKSTRKTK comes from the exons ATGTCCAAGTCGTCTTCGACCGTTATACGCCCTCAAGACTACGCTGCCAGCCCCGTCCACTACGCTGTCGCCATAGGTGATCACGCCACTCTCAACAAACTGCTTTCTTCTTTGCCCAAACTGTCTGACCCCACTCGAATTCACACCGAATCCGAATCTCTCGCCCAAGAACGCCTCTCCGAGAGGATTTCCACCGCCATTGACCGCCGGGATAACAGCCTTAAAGAAACCCCACTTCACCTCGCCGTCTGCCTCAACGACGCCGCTGCCGCTCGCGCACTTGCCGCCGCCGGAGCCGATATTTCTCTTCAGAACGCCGCCGGATGGAACCCCCTCCAGGAAGCACTCCTCCGTCGATGCCCGGCGATCGTTTCCGCACTAGTCCAGCACCACCACCTAGCCGCTTGGGCGAAGTGGCGGAGGCGACTCCCTCGCCTCGTCGCAGCCCTTCGTCGGATGCGCGATTTCTACATGGAGATCTCCTTCCATTTCGAGAGCTCCATCGTGCCATTTGTCGGTAAAATCGCTCCGTCCGACACTTACAAAATCTGGAAGCGCGAGGGCAACCTACGCGCCGACACCTCTCTCGCCGGCTACGACGGCCTCAAAATCCAACGCGCCAACCAAAGCTTTCTTTTCCTCAACGATGTTAATTACAACAATGCTCTCGACATCGACATACCCCAAGGCTCCCTCCTCATCCTTAACCAcgacaagaaaaaaatctacGACGCATTCGAGAACGCCGGGAATCCATTGTCAGACTCTGACATTGCAAATTTCTGTAACCAAACCAGCGTTTATCGTCCTGGAATGGACGTCACGAAAGCGGAACTAATCGGCCGTACGAATTGGAGAAGAcaagagaaaatggaaaatgtgGGGGCGTGGAAAGCTAGTGTTTACGAAATGCACAATGTAATCTTTAGTTTCCGTTCGCGAAAAGTGAACGCCGCAGAGAATAGAGATGACCCATTTTCTCCAACTTGCATTTTGCCGTTGGAGATCGACGAGGAGTCAGACGAGGGCTTTATTGTGGCGGAGAATCCAAGATTCAGCGTGTCCACGGATAGGCAACGGCGGCACAGCAGTTTCGTGAGGGAGGATAGAGAATTCGTGACAGTATCCCGGCAAAGCGTGGACATAATTCCGGTTGATTCAAAGAGAAGAACACCGCCGCCGTGTAAGGTTGACAGACTTGTGGCGCCACCGCAGACTAAGGACAAAGAATACACTAAGAGCCTGCGACCAATGGTTTGGTTGACGGAACAGTTCCCTCTGAAGACGGAGGAGTTGCTGCCGTTACTCGATATTTTGGCGAACAAGATCAAGGCCGTTAGGCGAATGCGGGAAGTGATGACGACGACGTTTCCACCGGGGACATTTCCCGTAAAG GTGGCAATCCCTGTAGTTCCTACAGTGAGAGTGGTAATGacattcacaaaatttgttgaGCTGAAGCCAGTTGAAGATTTCTACACTCCACTGTCAAGTCCAAGGCAATTTGCTGCAAATGCAAGAAGCAGTGAAGATGAGAGTAGCACCAGTGCCAGTGGTGATAATAGCAATTACTTATCGTCGTGGTTGAGGGGTGGCCGCCACCAAAAGAGTAGTAATAGTGGTGGCAGGCAGGCGGTGGATCCATTCGCGATCCCGAGTGGTTACAGTTGGAGTAGTTTTGATGAGAAGTTGAAGAAACTGAACAAGTCCAAGTCTACcaggaaaacaaaatga
- the LOC105167990 gene encoding arogenate dehydratase/prephenate dehydratase 1, chloroplastic, whose product MALKAAPILVCAAANNKKSTPYHQLGISDFVGGRPTFLNFKIQREWECLSHRAITPVEDEIPSTPDVVEPPTQIAPAGGFHKDLNSLPKPLSATDFSSSSNDGRKVRVAYQGIPGAYSETAALKAYPNCETVPCDQFEAAFKAVELWLVDKAVLPIENSVGGSIHRNYDLLLRHRLHIVGEVKLIVNHCLLGLRGVRKEELKRVLSHPQALDQCEITLNQLGVTRVSAEDTAGAAQTVASEGVRETGAIASARAAEIYGLDVLAERIQDDSDNITRFLILAREPIIPATDRPYKTSVVFSLEEGPGVLFKALAVFALRGINLSKIESRPQKRRPLRVVDDSNRGSATYFDYLFYIDFEASMAEPRAQYALGHLQEFARFLRVLGCYPMDTVP is encoded by the exons ATGGCTTTGAAGGCTGCGCCAATCTTGGTTTGTGCTGCTGCTAATAACAAGAAAAGCACTCCGTATCATCAATTGGGCATTTCGGATTTCGTGGGTGGCCGGCCtactttcttgaatttcaagatTCAAAGGGAATGGGAGTGCCTGTCCCACAGGGCTATCACGCCTGTTGAGGATGAGATCCCTTCAACTCCTGATGTTGTTGAACCCCCCACTCAGATTGCTCCTGCCGGAGGGTTTCACAAGGACTTGAACTCTCTCCCAA AACCCTTGTCCGCAACCgatttttcctcttcttcgaACGATGGTAGGAAGGTCCGTGTTGCATATCAG GGGATCCCAGGAGCATATAGTGAGACTGCTGCACTAAAAGCATACCCAAATTGTGAGACTGTCCCATGCGACCAATTTGAGGCTGCGTTCAAG GCAGTTGAGTTGTGGTTGGTTGACAAAGCTGTACTTCCAATCGAGAATTCTGTTGGTGGGAGCATCCATCGTAACTATGACTTGCTTCTTCGACATAGGCTTCACATAGTTGGAGAAGTTAAGTTGATTGTCAATCACTGCCTTCTAGGATTGCGTGGGGTTAGAAAGGAGGAGCTAAAGCGTGTATTGAGCCATCCACAG GCACTTGATCAGTGTGAGATAACTCTGAATCAGTTGGGTGTGACCAGAGTCAGCGCTGAGGATACTGCTGGTGCAGCTcag ACTGTAGCCTCCGAAGGAGTGAGAGAGACAGGAGCCATTGCAAGTGCTCGAGCTGCAGAAATCTATGGTCTTGATGTTCTAGCTGAAAGAATACAG GATGATTCTGACAACATTACCCGTTTTCTGATACTTGCAAGGGAACCTATCATCCCAGCAACAGATAGACCTTATAAg aCTAGTGTTGTCTTCAGTCTGGAAGAGGGACCTGGTGTTCTATTCAAGGCGTTAGCAGTCTTTGCTCTGAGGGGCATTAATTTGTCGAAG ATTGAGAGCCGTCCCCAGAAAAGGCGGCCGTTGAGGGTTGTTGACGACTCTAACAGGGGAAGCGCCAC ATACTTCGATTACCTCTTTTACATTGATTTTGAAGCTTCAATGGCAGAGCCTCGAGCCCAATATGCACTGGGACACCTCCAG GAGTTTGCAAGGTTTCTTCGGGTCCTTGGTTGTTATCCGATGGATACAGTTCCATGA
- the LOC105167991 gene encoding 5'-adenylylsulfate reductase 3, chloroplastic-like — protein MAFSVASSPAAVHGSSLSSSFEQPRAAQFGAFQQFDRPHLPPAAVGFSRRRCTVKALNAEPKRNDSIIPSAATLFAPEVVEKVEVEDYEKLAEELQNASPLEIMDKALEMFGNDIAIAFSGAEDVALIEYAHLTGRPFRVFSLDTGRLNPETYKCFDEVEKRYGIRIEYMFPDAAEVQALVRSKGLFSFYEDGHQECCRVRKVRPLRRALKGLRAWITGQRKDQSPGTRSEIPVVQVDPVFEGLDGGIGSLVKWNPVANMKSNDIWNFLRAMDVPVNSLHAQGYVSIGCEPCTRPVLPGQHEREGRWWWEDAKAKECGLHKGNIKEENLNGNGNGAVHANGSTIAPDLFTTQNVITLSRPGIENLLKLKDRKESWLVVLYAPWCQFCQAMEGSYVELAEKLAGSGVKVAKFKADEEEKAFAQQVLQLGSFPTILFFPKHSSPPIKYPSEKRDVDSLMAFVNALQ, from the exons ATGGCCTTTTCTGTCGCCTCTTCACCCGCAGCAGTTCATGGCTCTTCTCTGTCTTCTTCGTTTGAGCAGCCTAGAG CTGCACAATTCGGTGCATTTCAGCAGTTTGATAGGCCGCACCTCCCGCCGGCGGCGGTGGGCTTTTCACGGAGGCGTTGCACCGTGAAGGCGTTGAACGCGGAGCCGAAGAGGAACGATTCGATCATTCCCTCAGCAGCAACCTTGTTCGCTCCTG AGGTGGTTGAGAAAGTGGAGGTAGAGGACTATGAAAAATTGGCGGAAGAGCTTCAGAACGCTTCCCCTCTTGAGATTATGGATAAGGCCCTCGAGATGTTTGGAAACGACATCGCAATTGCTTTTAG TGGGGCAGAAGATGTGGCTTTGATTGAATACGCACATTTGACTGGACGGCCGTTCAGGGTATTCAGCCTGGACACTGGTAGGTTGAACCCAGAGACCTACAAATGCTTTGATGAAGTTGAGAAGCGATATGGGATTCGCATCGAATATATGTTTCCAGATGCCGCGGAAGTGCAGGCTTTGGTTAGGAGCAAGGGGCTGTTCTCTTTCTATGAAGATGGCCACCAGGAGTGCTGCCGTGTAAGGAAGGTTAGGCCATTGAGGAGGGCCCTCAAGGGGTTGCGGGCATGGATAACAGGCCAGCGGAAGGATCAGTCCCCTGGAACAAGATCAGAAATCCCTGTTGTCCAGGTTGACCCTGTTTTTGAGGGGTTGGATGGTGGGATTGGAAGCTTGGTGAAGTGGAACCCAGTGGCGAATATGAAGAGCAATGATATTTGGAATTTCCTTCGAGCAATGGATGTTCCTGTTAACTCATTGCATGCTCAAGGTTATGTCTCAATTGGATGTGAACCATGCACTAGGCCGGTACTACCTGGGCAGCACGAGAGAGAAGGAAGGTGGTGGTGGGAAGATGCCAAGGCCAAGGAGTGTGGCCTCCACAAAGGCAACATTAAGGAGGAAAATTTGAATGGTAACGGAAATGGTGCTGTTCATGCTAATGGATCAACCATTGCTCCTGATCTTTTCACCACCCAGAATGTCATTACCTTGAGCAGGCCTGGGATTGAGAACTTGTTGAAATTGAAAGACCGGAAGGAGTCCTGGCTTGTTGTGCTCTATGCCCCTTGGTGCCAATTTTGCCAGGCAATGGAGGGTTCATATGTGGAATTGGCAGAGAAGCTGGCAGGTTCTGGTGTCAAGGTTGCAAAGTTCAAGGCAGATGAGGAGGAGAAGGCATTCGCACAGCAGGTGTTGCAGTTGGGTAGCTTTCCTACCATACTCTTCTTCCCTAAGCATTCTTCACCTCCCATAAAATATCCCTCAGAGAAGAGGGATGTGGACTCACTGATGGCTTTTGTGAATGCCCTTCAATGA